The Toxorhynchites rutilus septentrionalis strain SRP chromosome 3, ASM2978413v1, whole genome shotgun sequence genome includes a region encoding these proteins:
- the LOC129779557 gene encoding rRNA methyltransferase 3, mitochondrial: MQSIKPFGFAVLRVINCGIKRNHACSQISQHKSLISRQCHISPEHHVVEKDAGNSAENRRMKNNSEHLQEDIESNLFDNQQRINFQLGNMKDKVNWLRSSSETRRNRSKQNESREPRFSQLDTDTIGVMGQYNNYREPIELYDNDRKLKYYKLSRKDSLYRDLQLLITSRKRRELKNKIILEGKRLIVDALDAGLSADYLLCNRLCTLDGIRIAKPTKLVELQSHLMQELSGLVTCPGIIGIFNKPQNISEMTVKKGTSYSLPITVVCDNIREPNNLGSVIRSCAAVSVKSIVLLKGCTFPWEPKCLRGGTGGHFRTNIIGPVAINELAKLVPPTASFLLADNKNERENGNFVFCEYDAANYSDMEHMVLVIGGEAHGVSSDVKTFVTNLAGIVGSNQKANYKIHIPLQNGIESFNTASALSVILCEIRRQLKRDNEDSLD; this comes from the exons ATGCAATCAATTAAGCCATTTGGTTTCGCTGTTTTAAGAGTCATCAATTGCGGCATCAAACGAAATCATGCATGCTCCCAAATTAGCCAACATAAATCATTGATATCTCGTCAATGTCATATAAGCCCGGAACATCATGTTGTCGAGAAAGATGCTGGAAATAGTGCTGAAAATCGGAGAATGAAAAACAACTCTGAACATTTACAGGAGGATATAGAAAGTAACTTATTTGACAATCAACAGCGAATAAATTTTCAGCTGGGAAATATGAAAGATAAAGTAAACTGGCTTCGATCGTCTAGCGAAACTAGAAGAAATCGATCGAAACAAAATGAGTCCAGAGAACCACGTTTTAGTCAATTAGACACTGATACGATTGGCGTTATGGGACAGTACAATAATTATCGTGAACCGATCGAATTGTATGATAACGatcgaaaattgaaatattacaAACTTTCGCGAAAGGATTCTTTGTATAGAGATCTTCAACTTCTCATCACATCTCGCAAGCGAAGAGAGTtgaagaataaaataatattggaaGGAAAGCGATTGATTGTTGATGCACTTGACGCCGGCTTATCTGCGGATTATCTTCTTTGCAATCGGCTATGCACTCTCGACGGGATTCGAATAGCAAAACCGACAAAGTTAGTCGAACTGCAAAGTCACCTAATGCAGGAATTGTCTGGGCTGGTTACGTGTCCCGGAATTATTG GTATTTTTAATAAACCACAAAACATCTCCGAAATGACAGTAAAAAAAGGAACTTCCTACTCGCTACCGATTACTGTTGTGTGTGATAACATTCGAGAACCCAATAATCTTGGCAGTGTCATAAGAAGCTGTGCCGCAGTTTCAGTTAAATCGATTGTGCTTCTCAAAGGGTGCACGTTTCCGTGGGAACCAAAGTGTTTGAGAGGAGGAACaggtggacattttcgtacgaACATAATTGGTCCAGTGGCGATAAATGAGCTGGCAAAGCTTGTTCCACCAACTGCTTCGTTTCTGTTAGCAGACAACAAAAATGAAAGGGAAAATGGAAATTTCGTATTCTGTGAATATGATGCGGCCAATTATTCCGATATGGAACATATGGTGTTAGTGATTGGGGGCGAAGCTCATGGAGTAAGCAGTGATGTGAAGAC GTTTGTAACAAATTTGGCTGGCATTGTTGGGAGCAACCAAAAAGCTAATTATAAGATCCACATCCCCCTGcaaaatggtatcgaaagcTTCAACACGGCATCAGCTCTGTCTGTTATTCTTTGTGAAATAAGACGTCAATTGAAACGAGACAATGAAGATTCACTGGACTGA